The sequence GACAATAGCACAAAAACAAGACACTTGGACTGAAGTGGGACCCAAGTTTGGAAGTTTTCAATTTCCTTTTTCACCTTTTGCAACACCGACGAAGGCAACTAAACTCACAACTCTTTCTACCATTGCTAAACTTTACTACCCGCTCGGATTAATCCGACCTGTGGTGGCCGAAGGCAAAATATTCTTGCTGTATTTGAGGAAGTAAAAGTTGAGAATTACTGAAAATACGCAATGAATATAAGATAATTACGCATTTCAGTTTCGATCGATACTTGCTAATGCCTTAAGTAGACTTATaggtaaatgtaattttttttgtgggtcTCAATGATAATGCCATCTTGGCTGCGTCACTAACGAACCACCTTCAACGTTTTGTAGCTAATCGCATTAGTATAGTCGTAACCCAAACGAAAGAAATAAATAGGTGTTATATTCCAATGGTGTTGAACCTTGCAGATATTCTATCAAGAGACGTCTGTGTGCAATTGGGAGCCATCTTTTCTTGTCAGCCACCAACATAACTGACAGAGTATGTTTGTTTTCCTCGACCAGTTGGAATGAAAAGTTCTGAATTGCTCAAACAATAGAGATTTCGGAGGACGGCTTAAAAACCCATGGACTACATCAGAAATttaaacggtttttttttttattattttaaaaccacctttcaCCTTCTCCAAATTACCCTTAATTTTCCTTCATGAGTACTGAATTGATTTGGTTGTCCAATACTCTACCACATACACTTCCAGAGATCTGTATGCAgtatgaaaatttcaattcgTATGGGAGGTGCTACGCCCAATAATTGtgttttacatatatatatatatagatagataaTGTGGCAAGTATAgttaaacatatatatatatatgtattatatacagagtataattaattttaatgctggtaataagtaataataatcTGATAATGTAtattcaataatatatttacataacacATGTGAGGagaaattaataatattgtCACAAAATTTGTGGAACCCTTGCATCAAAAACAGTGAAGCTTTTCATACTTTTCAAACGTCATCCATATCAACGTGCACTGTAATGGAAGCCACAAATTGCATACGGAGAAAAAAGGGCGAATGGTGAAAATACTGCAAGGTTTTCTTCAAAATACTGAAAAATCCACCTTTAATGGAGATTTGGTGCTATGCTCCAAGTGACCCGGGACCCATACATTTCATTAAGGGTAAAATACGCGCATACCAGTACATCGTACGAAAATGGTTGAGCTCGGCTTAAAAGGTATAGAAACgaacaattttaaaagaaaatatgaattatttgtgggaaaacaagtTGTGGAAAAAAGTTGCATACCGCTTGCCAGAATAAAAGGCTGTGCTGAAGAATAAAAGTCATGGCAAAACATTAAACTCAAAAACTGTTTACCTTTAAATACTTCTTCTAAATGGCGAGGGAAGCAGATAAAACTCTAATTTTTAACACACACAATACTTTAGTTTTTACTGCTAATCGAACCTAAAGAAAGTTTAAAGCATATTCTTCGGACAGAATCTGTGTTCAAAAAGTTTCGTTTGTACAATATATACTCGCTTTTATATTCTTCTAATATTGACTGAATTTTACATACCCGTGTAATGCTTGCGCGATGCCCGgtcaatgaaaatttttctgGTGGCCGTGGAATCCATTCTCCAGGGCTTCGTTTTGCTTTTGTAGGAGCGCCTTCAATTGCTTCCTTCTCAGCTTCTGATAATTTAGCTTCAAGctccataacttttttttgcaatcgaATAACAGAAGTCCATTTCTTTTCTAAAAGTCCACTGAACTTTTTTTCGCTCTCTGTGGATACATCAGCTTCTTTGCGGAATGCATCTAAGGATTCAGTATAGCCATTGCTACCTAAATAATCGGCAATCGCTTGGttcctaaaattaaattgttcaTATAAttccaacaaaataaaaataaagtacaatAATATCTTACAGCTCCTCGCGCTGCCTCTGAGACAACACCATTTTCATGTTCGTCAGAGCAGACGTCGATATTAGTTTTGTTATACAATAAGTGTTGATGGCTTTAAGTTGAGTTCCcctaaaacaaatacaattattatttaataataaattgagTACATAGTTGATAGACTTAATTCGAATATACTGAGTCCAATCTTATTAACTTATTTAACATGACATCAGGATGGTAGAAAAGGAATACAACTACTGTAAAGTAGGCCATGACCCGGGTAAGTTATTATATTGtggtgaaaaataataaaaatatagtcaaCGTAGAAACCAAGGCTCATTTAttgaaggtggtggcactagaccatcAACAATGTTtagtacgtttgattgtcacagcaaggtattggcgaagtagaaaacaaaaaattaattagccttGTTTTATTCTCTGCTGACAGCTACATGAACacaacgaaagaaaaaaaatcagctgatttaccaacaccacctttaataaattcgccttggcagGAACTTATACAACAAAACTTCACAGATATACCCTAAATGTATGATAGGAAAATATTACGAGTCTTTACGAACGCTTAGATGGTTTAACGGTAtagaagacgcaggcttattaagATTTCGAGCATGGAGGACACAGACAAGAAATCGAGACAATCGGAGGCATATGCTACAGCAGGCGAAGACCTGACCAGACTTATCCAGCCAACAATGATGAGGATGACCAAAATTACTGACGCTGGATtaaattataactttttatattctttaaccAGTGTTTTAGACAGATGAAAAATTTGCGCTTATATATTGAAGGGAAACTACGAATAAAATCACATCTTCCCAATCGATActtcataaattttgtaaaccacaaataaattcaatttttttcagaaactgGCGCCTTCGGGCAGTAAGCAGTTTGGATTGGAAAACAGGCTTCCAAGACGGTTCTTATTTAGAATGTCTACTTTTTCAGTTTGAATTCGATATTAAATagtatgtatagggtttttcagtaagagcgcttcaacttttgaacttttttgaatcaaacacaaacggtttgacttttttaactaattttttttttttattatcgagtttgaacatatacatttaagtatgaaattcgatttcttttgcatgaccaccgcgtgcacgttttacgaagtccaatcgttgaacccaattttcgaccactcttttgcataaatcggccgaaattccagcaatttcgcgttcaatattggctctgagctcacaaatcgtcgccggcttgttactgtagaccaatgacttcacataaccccaaaacgggacggcttgttaaatggaccgtaaaatggccgtaatgctcttaaagtagcagcaacagaactattattttcataaaaaatttgcacgatttgccatcgttgctcaagtgtgtagcattccataatgaaatgtattctaatgaagtttacaaatgacaaacgaaaaataaaaaatattgcgtcgttcgccctccctatcggaaaaaagttgaagcgcacctattgaataaccctatatattcAAAatctcggccgccgtagccgaatgagttggtgcgtgactaccattcggaattcacagagagaacgtagattcgaatctcggtgaagcaccaaaattaagaaatttttttctaatagcggtcgcctccttggcaagcaatggcaaacctccgagtgtatttatatataagtatatatatacatatattatataataactggcgcgtacaccattttggatgtttggccgagttcctcctcctatttctgttgtgcgtcttgatgttgttccacaaaaggagggacctacagtttcaagccgactccaaaaagcagataattttatgaggagctttttcatggcatatatatatatatatgttcaaaatctcaaaaaaaaaactttagagATTCGGCTAAATGGCGTATCaactatataagtacatattatatatagttGGCTATATTCGAACTGTGAAATCATGCGCGGTACCTTCATGTATGTTGAGTGTGCCGTGGTCGACTTTGCATGCGTATGAGTTAAACGTTATTATATCATTGTAAGGCGGATGTCACGAGACAGCTGTAGGTGCCAGAGTTCGTAAAGGTGGTTGTAGTCGCAATAGTGCTGAAGTGACAATGCTTGGATATAAAGACCCTGTTGTGGCGTTttcgacagtcggttctatgttaccggaacgacccggatttatatccggccaaggactgtcttAAGAACGTTGTAGCAGTagctttgccctgtcagtgtagtggaATCACCGGTTGTCTTCGTCTAGCTTATCTAACGGTAGGcacaggaaactagctgtttcgacaggttgggtccagagggagaggggtgttaggtgagtgggtttgaaggggcatgtgaaaaggtggttagtgtcgggCGGGGTGCCTTTACATGccgtatgtcggggtcgattctggataagtaggagtttaacctgctacagtgtccagaacgtaattgtaccaaggttacgcgggactctcggctagttgaagctcttcgtctgcgattggtggtggttggacttaagaacgttgttgttgttgtagcagcataaacattccccatacttacatacggtgaatgctgctagagtgacagtccttggccggatataaatccgggtcgtttcggtaacgtagaaccgacagtCGTGGAAACGGGACTTACGACTTAAGAACGTCGAAGAAGGTGGTTATGAATTCTCGAAGAGGTATCATAGAAGGCCTGTtggtattaaattaattatttaatatgagTATGGAAATCGTCAGAAAGTTGGATGAGTACCTAAAGTAACTTCATAACAGCATTAACAGTATACTCCTGCCTGACAGAACCACAATTTCGTAAATTAAAAACTCTTATGTATATTGAATTAAGTATGTTTCAAAATTGCATTCTTAacataaaaacacataaaaaagtCAATAGTTAAATGCTTTAAATAtgataaattaagtaaaattttaatatgtgtatttaccacatttgaaatattttaaaattgttcatTTTGTAGGAATAAAAAtggagaattttcaaatttcgcaacAAATTTCATTAGCTTGGAaaccgttatttttttttgcacccTAACGTCATCCTTCGTCACAAATAATGCacacaatggatttaatttttatatttagtttattttcacttaaaatttaaataaaaacatcgtCAGTTCATCGATTTTATAACTTAAAATTAGAGCAAAACAAATGATCAAAAGTTTAAGAATAAAAACGCGTGTTACGTTTTGGCGAAGAGTGATGGCCTTTGGTTAAAAACTATAAGTGCCCAGGTTGTGGGGCTTCAGCTTATTGTTGCAAgcaaaaaataatcatttccACGACAGGTAGTTCTATGTTACCGGAGCGACGTAGAATTATGTATATCCGGTCACGGACTATAACTTCGGCGAAaatgtatggagaatgttttATGCAACTACAACTAACTAATCAAAAACTTTAATCAACAAACTGGATGAGGCTGGATTTTCTCACCTCACCAAATTTTTTCCGTTTACTGTGTCCGAGTGCACTGGTTTGAAAGTTTTCAATTCACAatcttatttaatatttgatgGTATTTGTTGCAGCACTACCCAAGACCACCTACttctacaataacaacagcaaaaccaacaacaaccacCTACGCAGAAACGAGTTTCATGAAAAAATAGTGTGGATGGCGTAGTGCGAGTTGGACTTAGATGTATTTTTTGTCGCGCGACTAAATAGATCAGAACTCAAGATAATATTTTGATGGCATATAGTAGTGCGAATAGGACTAATGATAGATACTTGTGAGGAAATATATTCTAcagaaacataaatatatatatataatctagGCGAGGCACTTGCACAGGACAGGAGTAATAGTATGCCATTTAGTATGAAGCCATGAACTTAGCCTTTGTTGAACTGAACAGTTGATTTAACATGTAATGCTAACTTCAAATTCAGCTTTCTTGTATTTTGATGGCTGCATAGGTGTACACATTGTTTgcacaatttcattcgaaaaatCGATAGCCTGAATAGGGACGATGCGTCATcacattttctgtttttgttattatgcaCATTTTTATCCCATACACAATTTCTGAAAACCCGCTTtacgaaaaatatataaatcaatcTGGAAAAAATGCTACGCACAcatgtttaatattttacacGAAGAGTATATTACCAACAAGCTTTTATAATCACTCAAGGTggataacaaacaaattttatgcaaataaaaatttggcaaacaaaaactttaatacCAATTCCACTTCTTCAAACCGTCTTAATTCCTTGAAATATGTTCAACACACTAATATTTAGTAGACGTTACTTACTTTTGGAGCCAATTTTACgccactaaatatttaaaacgtaATAACAAACTTTCGGTAAAATATATGAAGACGACCGAatgatgaaaaaattgatttttagtaaatgacagttacatatatacatataacttcAATATAATACCCAGAGTTGCCGTAACCTGTAAAGATGCTGAATCGCATTGGGCCTAATGCTACGTACTGTTATCGATTTGACTATAATGCACTGTTTATCCTTTCACAAACGAAActcgaaaatttgaaattattattaacaataggtaacacaaatgcaaaataaacgCAGGAATATGAAAGCGATTTCGAATGAATTTTACTACAGCAAAGTGTGatggaataaaacataaaaatctcaaaatttaagttttcaatAGAAAACGATTGTAAACGAAATAAACGTCAACTacaattattagaaaaaatattcaaagaaaacttagtttcgagtcAGGATGTTATGAAAACCGTAAGGCAAAGGTTAGCAGAACACTCTGAGGTCTACGTATCAGAACGATAAACTCTACAAAGTACCACACATTCCTCTAGCCAGAgtacaagaaaagaaaagctaCCCTATAAACATGCTTggagaaaaacacaaaaattttacgaCTCTGTGAtgcaagaaaagaaaacattaTTGCAAGAAAAGAAAACGTCATGATGTTTcttctcgaaaaaaaattgtatctcgTTATTCGTCAAcagcatgaaaatgatacaTATTTCATATAGGAAACAGgtcgaaaaattttaatctttCCTCTGATCATATATTGAATATaatgaagtatttatttattaaacataataaaattgaaCTATTTACCTCTATTTTGTATAACAATTAAGGTTTGAGCGCAACTATTTTGACTTAAACCTTAAATTAAAATCAGCTGAAACACTCACACCCACTCAGATAACATAATTTTTCCAAACAACATACGTTCACATGAAtatgtttagaaaaaaactcGAGCTTTTCACAGCCCTGGTGCTGGAGAGAATAACAACACTATTACTTGGAAAAACACCTATTAGATATTTTGTCAAACAGCCATCAACTACATGCTGACAAAATTACATGATCACAGGCTTGAAGTGTAATGCTTTAATCTCGCCGTGTAAGGCACCCTTTACATAGGAAAATTACTCGTTGTTGAAAGGAAACAAGATTATTAGTTTATCGATATATAATTTAAAGAGGAATGAAAGTGTTGagtgattattaatttttccaaatattacaaacgctaaataaatacaataacgtATGTGAAGGCAAACTGTAGTAAACGAGTAcagtaaaacaatattttaaatgcaaaagttTTAATCACAAAACGTAATTTTGAATTATCAGAATGAATAATCATTAAAATAacatagcaaataaaaaattgttagacATGCCGGTAGATATAAATAGGCTAACTGATGGTTGGCTGGAGCTTGAGTCCGATCCAGGATTATTTACTTTGCTTCTAGAAGATTTTGGTGTGAAAAATGTTCAAGTGGAAGAGGTGTATGATCTGCAAAAACCAATTGATGGCCcggtttatggttttatttttctttttcgatgGATGGAAGAAAGACGAGCAAGAAGAAAAATAGTAGAAGCTGCAGCtgaaatatttgttaaagacGAAGAAGAGGTGTCCAGTATATTTTTTGCTCAGCAAGTAGTTCCGAACAGTTGTGCTACCCATGCCTTGTTATCTGTACTGCTCAATAGTAATGACGCAGATTTACATCTTGGATCTACATTAAGTCGCTTAAAGGCTCATACAAAAGGTATGTGCCCTGAAAATAAAGGTTGGGCTATTGGTAATACGCCCGAATTAGCCTGCGCTCATAATTCGCATGCTATGCCTCAAGCAAGACGGCGACTAGACCGAAGTGCTGCCTCAGGGGTATCAACTGGACGTTTTACTGGAGAAGCGTTTCACTTCGTGAGCTATGTTCCTATCAATGGTCATTTATTTGAATTGGATGGTTTAAAACCATATCCCATTGACCACGGTCCGTGGAAGGAGAATGAGGACTGGACTGATAAATTTCGGCGAGTAATGGCAGAGCGTTTAGGCATTGCTACAGGTGAACAAGATATACGTTTTAATTTAATGGCTGTTGTTCCGGATAGACGTATAGCAATAACACATAAACTAAAAATGCTGCGAACAAATCAATCTATTGTGTCAGGAACGCTACAGAAACTTTTAAAAGCTAGTGGCTCTGATTGTGTCAAAACTTTGAAGCTTGATATTGAATCTTCTGATAATAGAGCTTATCAAATCAGCTCGCCGCCTTCTCCTGTTTTGGAGACAAATGCCTTTACCATTCGGGATTTGCAATCTTTACTCAAAAACCTCGATGCAGAAATTGCTATAAGCGAGCAACAGTTAAATGATGAAAACGACAAGAGATATATGTTTAAGGTAAGTTAGAACTGGTTGAGAAACACTGGCTTGTCCCATTTAGTGAACCCTTTAGTCTAAGCTTTTGCAATTATAAGATAGAGCCATGTGATTTACTACATaatcttttgttttctttaattcCTTAATCTGAAGTGCTATGTAAGATGTGATTCGTCGACTGAGGATTTGGGTAATGTTCAGTTAGTTGCCCAGTGTTTTCTCGGTGGAAGTAGGGAAACCGAGGGGTTGTGACGTCTAAAATCCcatttattagaattttatcAAGCAGCCATTTTTACCTGTCACAGCTgggtaaaaattttattgatgatatttattaaacaattccGATAACGGTGAAGTTTTCGTCATGTCATGCCATAAAACCAAAGTAATCAGTAACTCTAAATATCTGTCTAAATAATAATGGCGTTATGTATTTAGGACGACTTTTCCGGTAGCCCTGTGTAATAAAAAAGAATGTATTATTTAGAAGATATTTAGGCTTGTGTGAGTTCGTTAAATTGTTACCTAAATATAGAAATCCTAAATCAGTGACGAGTGACGATAATGCAGTGAATATGaacaatttatataatttatgaaCATACTTTCCACCTAAATTGAACTGCcacatttgtttctttttatacatatctatttgtttgataaaagcaaacatatttaaatttgaaaacaaagaatttagattgttaattaaaattaagcattGCTGaaacttatacatattttattatctccatatttaaaagtgtttaccaaattaaatattttattaattcttttacaGGTTGATGATTGTCGACGGACGCATAATTATGATGAATTCATTTGTACATTTCTCTCGATGCTAGCTCATCAAGGCGTTCTAGGTGAATTAGTAAGTCAGCACTTGCTACCTTCGAAAAAAATTAGTGGACAAAGCGTGAATCGATTAAACAAAGGATCTACTCAGGCTGTAAcaccacaaaaacaaaagaattgtaAAACGTCTAAAAACTCTGGCCGCAGGCGAAAAGGccgaaataaatgtaaaaaaagaaaatagttctaAATCCAATGTCGTTAAAAAAGTACAAATGcatattatttcaataaatatttacccaattcaccaaattttggttaaaaaaatatagaaaactaGAGCAATAGCCCGTTTCTGTAACCAATATTGAAATTGTAAAATGAGACGAATTGACCGACAACCCTGGTCAACTGACGTGCTTTATTTCATTCTGTACGATTACTCGAATGAAAGGGCTTTTGTAACcaaatggaattaaatattGTCGATCATAATTCTCACTTGGACCTTAAAACAAAACGTGGAgtataaccatactcgctagtgACGAATcttactttgttgttgctttcaaaaaaaaaaatttcgtcaaaCGAGAACCGAAGGAGCGAATCGAAGACGGTTATGGGGGACAGGAATGGGGAAAATCAACATGAACAAAGGCTGTCATTGCAAACGTTTAGCCGGAAAATTTTGAGGTAGCCCAAGAGTCCTGATATGAACATACATCATGACAATTAGGCCAATGATAACACACATATGAAGCGGTCGCATGGGCATGAAGGACCGCATTTTCGACAGAGTGAGCAGGACTGATTAAGTTGCAACGACGGTTGCGATGGAGATGATGCTCGAGCTGACACCGCTTCACATAGTTATTTTGCAATCAGCCAAGCGTACCTTGTTGAACATGACTAGGGAATTGATTGAACTGGACGATAAAGTAAACTGAAGTACATCAGTCAGGCGTTGTCATCATTTTAGGTTAAGTCCTCATTGGCCCTTGAGAGTGTCGAGaaattatacttatacttatacgagaaaatatacttatatactaggAATGCACAATCGTATTCAGGACGGAGGGTTATGACTAGGAACAAGGTAGCGCATGCCTTGGCTAGAAAGAATACGTCCATGTTATTAATAGAGCCCGAGCCCTTCCTTGTTTTGGAAAAGCATACCATCAAGGAAAATCATAGAAATTAAGACCTGAGGCCAAGAAACATGAGCTGGCACTAAATTATGGAACTGCACCAGGCGAAGGGAACGAAcgcaaaaaccagtttttaagctTAGATAAGGACTTCATACTTTTGTACCTTTGCTGCTTGGTAGGTAAATAAAGTTCAACGTCTTACTAAAAGCGGTTTTTCAAATAGGGGTCGCATCTCGGCCAGCAATGGTAAATATCGgagtctatttctgccatgaaaaagctcctaatagaACATCATCTACAGGCGGcaaaaactgtaggtgcctccatttgtgaaagatTAGCAGGATGCATATCGCAAATTGGTGGGAGCTCCTCCTACAAACATCTAACAAAGAATGTATGCATTAATTATGTATATAGGAAACCAAGAGGAAAGTAATAATACGAGCTCTCTTCTCAAACAACGCGACTCAGAAGTTCGGATATAATGAGTTACAACTGCGGAGAGACTGAGCATATTATACGCAATTGTAGTATGCCAACGGAAATCTTCTCTGTACTCTGCTCATAGTTCCTAAATCCAGAATTGCATCCGTGTTAGAGAAATTCCACAATCGACTAAGTGGTGTGGACTAGTGGGTATCACTAAATTACTGGAGAAGATTAAGCATCGGTTTTATTGGATAAATTGCAAAGAATCAGTTGTCGAATCGATTCGAAATTGCGCGCAGTGTATGGCAGCGAAAGGTCAAAAGGAGAGAAGCCGTAGAAGATTACCGGAATACTACGTGTGTTCACGATTTGAGCGAGCCATGGATGCGATGAGTCCGTTTCTAATAAGTGAGTCCGGCAACAAATATGCGCTCCTTATTATGGAATACTTCGTTAAGGGGCCACAAGTACGCTTTACCAAACTAAGGTGCCAAAACCATTGTTGAATTTTTGTGCAGAACTGGGTGAATCGGTTTTAGTACCCATTGAGTTGCATTTAGACCGAGGAAGAATACAGTATTTAAAGAGACGTGTTTGCTTGATGGCGATTAAAAGATTGAATGATGTGGTGTATCGTATTTAGCAATGCACAACTGAACAGAGGAAAGTCAAAGAAGTTCACCTTGAGAGATTGGTTCTATTTGTATCGACCCTACTGTCAACAAAACCGAGCGAATGAGATACTAAAACCAAAACCTTGACTTCAGATGGCAAGACAAAAGCTGCCAGAAGATACGAGTTGTTACATCTGGAAATCGCGATAGGTATTAAACATATGTGTATAATAATActtcatatatgcatgaatcagctttaaattcacaaaattaagctacccgttcacatatggcagattaactgcaaaattgacaatcagctgtcaatacagctttgagaggtttttttcatagaaattattttggtggaatatttcggtgtttttggtttctttaattattactaacgatatgaagaaaatacaaggagaaggaatagttaattttattgcgcaattggctgctaataataaacagttaaagaaaaactgtaaacgtcgtttactgaggttgcaaaaaattacggCAACAATATGCATGCGAAATTCGCTATTACATTTTGTAATAGGCAATAACAGGCCAAAGCGGCTATGTCCACACCctatttttgtaatatgaatgcataattaataatatctaaCAATATTTGCATTAGAATTATGTGTTCAAACCCCTTTTCTTTGCCGGCgagcatttagtttttattttgatgtttctcctcaaattcgtaataataattatcgataatagTGATTCAGTGATCGATTTCAGAGGAATTTTACGTACTGTTTATTGGAGAAAAcgtagaaatttaatatttgtaaaacCGCGCTCTTACAgggaaatatttgtttcttttatttacaaaagtgttatatattacatattttactggaaaatttacaatttttccttcTCAAATTGATTATTTCGAAAATTC is a genomic window of Anastrepha ludens isolate Willacy chromosome 6, idAnaLude1.1, whole genome shotgun sequence containing:
- the LOC128867810 gene encoding ubiquitin carboxyl-terminal hydrolase calypso; the protein is MPVDINRLTDGWLELESDPGLFTLLLEDFGVKNVQVEEVYDLQKPIDGPVYGFIFLFRWMEERRARRKIVEAAAEIFVKDEEEVSSIFFAQQVVPNSCATHALLSVLLNSNDADLHLGSTLSRLKAHTKGMCPENKGWAIGNTPELACAHNSHAMPQARRRLDRSAASGVSTGRFTGEAFHFVSYVPINGHLFELDGLKPYPIDHGPWKENEDWTDKFRRVMAERLGIATGEQDIRFNLMAVVPDRRIAITHKLKMLRTNQSIVSGTLQKLLKASGSDCVKTLKLDIESSDNRAYQISSPPSPVLETNAFTIRDLQSLLKNLDAEIAISEQQLNDENDKRYMFKVDDCRRTHNYDEFICTFLSMLAHQGVLGELVSQHLLPSKKISGQSVNRLNKGSTQAVTPQKQKNCKTSKNSGRRRKGRNKCKKRK